The window attgacaaaattgaacgggtcgaaagacgggctacaagaatggtggaaggtcttaagcataaaacgtatcaggaaagacttaatgaactcaatctgtgtagtctggaggacagaaggaaaaggggggacaggatcgaaacatttaaatatgttaaagggttaaataaggttcaggagggaagtgtttttaataggaaagtgaacacaagaacaagggggcataatctgaggtcagttgggggaaagatcaaaagcaacgtgagaaaatattatttcactgaaagagtagtagatccttggaacaaacttccagcagatgtggttgttaaatccacagtaactgaatttaaacatgcctgggataaacatatatccattgtaagataaaatacaggaaatagtataagggcagactagatggaccatgaggtctttttctgccgtcagtcttctatgtttctgtttctatatacacatagtgaaatacatgatgaaggttatagaggagatactcatagtaaaatatatctaagaaagaatagaaaagatctagtaatagaacatatcaatgaaagagtagaagaagagatataggaatagaagaaaggtataggagatataggagagcaataggacaggggacggaaggcactctagtgcacttgtactcgccccttactgacctcgtaggaatctggataggtcaaccgtagataatctaagggtaaagtgttgggggtttggggatgacactacggagtccggtaatgagttccacacttcgacaactcggttactgaagtcgtattttttacagtcaagtttggagcggttaatattaagtttaaatctgttgtgtgctcttgtgttgttgtggttgaagctgaagtagtcgccgacaggcaggaagttgcaacatatgatcttgtgggcaatacttagatcttgtttaaggcgtcttagttctaaactttctaggcccaggattgaaagtctagtctcgtagggtgttctgtttcgagtcaatcaccaggagatggacagttctagtcctgctttagctataaaaaccagctgggtgattttgggtcagAATGTCTTTCCAACGCAGGGTTGTTGTAGTAAGGAAATTAGGAGAAGAAAGGTGTACTGGCTTACATTTGCCTCTTTGAGTTATTTGTGACAATAATAAAAGGtgggatatgaatgaatgaatgaatgaatcaatgaatgaatcaatgaatgaatcaatgaatgaacgaatgaaatgaatgaatgaatgaatcaatcaatcaatcaatgaacgaatgaaatgaatgaatgaatgaatcaatcagtcaatgaacgaatgaaatgaatgaatgaatgaataaatcaatgaatgaacgaatgaaatgaatgaacgaatgaaatgaatgaatgaatgaacgaatgtaatgaatgaatgaatgaaatgaatgaatgaatgaacgaacgaaatgaatgaatgaataaatcaatgaatgaatgaaatgaatgaatgaatcaatgaatgaacgaatgaaatgaatgaatgaatgaataaatgaatgaatgaacaaatgaaatgaatgaatgaatcaatgaatgaatcaatgaatgaatgaatgaaatgaatgaatgaatcaatgaatgaacgaatgaaatgaatgaatcaatgaatgaacgaatgaaatgaatgaatgaatcaatgaatgaatcaatgaatgaacgaattaatgaattaattaatgaatgaatcactgaatgaacgaatgaaatgaatgaatgaatgaatgaatcaatcaatcaatcaatcaatgaacaaatgaaatgaacgaatgaatgatcAATCCATATGGGCTtgactctctccctcccctcaccCAGGATATATTCTCTATGCCAAAACCCTTGTGATCTTAGtttctcatctttttttcctACTTACACGCGGATTTGTCGCTGGGTACAAATCGGAATTCCGAGATAGGCTCAAGCTCGTTGtcgctctcctcctcttcctcctccggaaTGGGATTTTCTATGGATTCTTCTACTAAGAAAGCAAAAAATGAAGAGGCAGGTGAAGGAACCTGGCATTCCTCCAAGGAAGTAGGACCAACTGGGATTGTCTGCTGGTCTTCTCCAGCAAAGACAGCTTAATAGCCAGGGAGAATCACTAAAACCCAATAACTGGGTGtagcttattatttattagatttgtatgccgcccctctccgcaggctcggggcggctcacaacaataataaaacaatgtataacaaatctaataattaaaagttataaaaaacccttattaaaaagcaaaacatacacacaaacataccatacatgaattgtataggcccgagggagatgtctcaatttccccatgcctgacggcagaggtgggttttaaggagtttacgaaaggcaaggagggtgggggcaattctaatctctggggggagctggttccagagggtcggagtcgccacagagaaggctcttcccctgggtcccgcctaacaacattgtttagttgacgggacccggagaaggccaactctgtgggacctaactggtcgctgggattcgtgcggcagaaggggatcccgtagatattctggcccgatgccatgaagggctttataggtcataaccaacactttgaattgtgaccggaaactgatcggcaaccaatgcagactgcggagtgttggtgtaacatgggcatacttgggaaagcccatgattgctctcgcagctgcattttgcacgatctgaagtttccgaacgcttttcaaaggtagccccatgtagagaccgttacagtagtcgaacctcgaggtgatgagggcatgagtgactgtgagcatatacaattatacaatttatacaattatacaattaataatttataaaattatacaaTTTTAGTTTCCAAtgtaagaaatgaaaaaaaagggaGGCCaacagaaagtaagagagagagggagagagagagagatagagaaagaaagaaagaaaagaaagagataatgaaaaggagagaagaggaaagaaagagaaaaagggtagTGAGGTAAATAGAAATTCAAGAGAATAAAGGgctagagaagagagagagaaagaaagaaaaaagaaagagaaagagaagaaaaagaaaaagagagaaggaggcaaagtcccaaaggtgcttttttcaagaggcaactggactttctggtttttctttgaagacatttcacccctcttccaagtagcttcttcagttctaacaggATGGTGGGGAACGGAAGCTAAAGTtgttcctggatgagaagcgaaatgtccttAAAGAAAAATGAGGAAATCCAGTTGAAAAAGCATGTTTAGGACAACCATGATgtggatgatggagaatctccacagacatcgaGGGAGGCAAAGAGGAGATTCAAGAGACTAAAGGACGAGGAATAAAGAggttgaggtgggtcaaatgaggacccagattgtttggggcaagagACTGACGTTGTAAACTGCTTTAAGAGcaatgtaaagcagtatataactctaaatgttattatgaagaagagaagggaaggaagagaaggagggagggaagaagggaggaatgaaggaaggagggagggagggaaggaaggaagagagggagggaagaagggaggaagggaggaaggagggagggagggaaggaagagaaggagggagggagggaaggaaggaaggagggagggaaggaagagaaggagggagggaggaaaggaaggaagagaaggagggagggagggaagaagggaggaatgaaggaaggaaggaaggagggagggaaggaagagaaggagggagggaagaagggaggaatgaatgaatgaatgaatgaatgaatgaaggaaggagggagggaggaagggaaggaaggaaggaaggaaggaaggaaggaaggaaggaactgtgttggcgcagtagttagaatgcagcattgcaggctgactctgccacTGCGAACAGTTCAATCCAGActggctcaaaattgactcagccttccatccttctgaggtcagtaaaaggaGAACCTGCATTGCTGGGAGTgataggctgactttgtaaactgcttagagagggctgtaaaagtgccTCTGTATAAATCTAAGGGCCATTGACAACTAATCCAGCTTACCTTCAAACTTTGCATTCACCATGACGTACAAATGTTCCCGTGGATAGGTATTCAAATCCCTAGAGATGGCATGTAAGCTTATGATGGGATAGTCCAAGGAGAACCCAAGTCCTGAATCTGCTATCCATGACAGGCGACTAAGAATACAAAGCAACACAAAAAGAGAAGTTGTAACTGAGTTGATGAGAACAGAATTTGACACCAAACTACTCATAAATCACATTTCCCATCGATCTGAGCCATAAGAATCACATATTtgctttggctttttaaaaagctgctaCAGAATAAAACCTGGATCCAAGGCACAGATCCTAAATGGAAACAGGAGGCCGGAGTATTAGCCGGGATTACACAGAAGAGGGATTCGGTGCTGGGCAATCACCCAGCTCAACCCACCTCACGGAGTTGtcgttgtggagaaaataggaggaagaaactGTGTGATgtatcttgagttatttataaaaataataaaggctgtatacgaagaaaaaataatttaaaaagatttattcCTCACTTTGAGTTTAGAAACACACCACCAAACCAATAAAATAAAGTTATCCACCGGACATTGTCTCAAATCACAGACTGTAAGTATCTAAAGCAAGAAGACCCATAACAATGATGGGGATGTTGGCAATTTTTACTAAGATCTCAGGCACACATCTTTAAGGGTTTACACATTTTTCCACCTATATCCTGAGATCACTTACCATTGCCATTATATTTATGGTAGCTGGAAGGCAGAAGCATTTACAAGTGGACACATGCCCAGCCTTCCAAGTCCAAGAAATCTTCAACCAGTACAGTGGATTATGGGAATTAAAGTCCCATATTTTGCCAAGTTTGAACAATACTGGGTTAAACTGCAAGGGTGCCACATGCTTGGACATTTATGAGCTTTTAattatccatccaaccatccatctcGCATCTATCTATATcccatctatctatatattttaactactgtatatctatatcctTTTctatatcctatctatctatccttcatctatcaatctatccatcATCAATCCACCTGTCCATTCATCACCTAtcaatctgtcatctatctaccaTACATCGTTaatcaatcatctatccatccatctcatcCATATCCCATCTATATATTGTAACTATATCTATATCCTCTCCTATATCCTATCGATCAatcaccaatcaatcaatcaatcatatacctagctatcatctatccatccatattcCACCTATATCTTCTAACTATATCTATATCCTCTCCTAtatcctatctatccatcatcattcaatcaattatctatctacctacttaacTACctacttcctatctatctatctatctatcaatcaatcatctatccatccatatccCATCTATATATTCTTACTATATCTATAGCCCCTCCTATagcctatctacctatcatcaatcaataaattatctatctaccctacctacctatccatctatccatcatctagttatctatctatccatccatctatccatcttcctatctacctacctacctatttaatcATCCATCTATATCCTACCTATATCCTATCTGCCtgcctggctctttttatttttacaaatcaaACTCAAGGCAGGCCGAGAACAGACCCAACctacttccttcctcccattttccccacaacaaaaaaacccctgtgAGTTTGCGGGTCGAGCCGAGAGGAAGAGGGGAGTTGCCCCAAAGTCATTCCGTTACTATGTTTAGATGAATGCAATCAGCGATCCGAGAGGAGCCGGGGGATCCCGTAGAAACGGCAAGGGGAGGGGGGCATTGTTACTGATTGAAGCTGCAGTTATATGGTGAAGCTGCAGCCGGCCCACATGGAGGGCGCCAGGTTGAAAAAATCGGCcgctttctcttcctcctccgaaAAAAAGGCCAGTTTTATCCCTCGTATCCCTTCCAGTGGCAGGCAGTTCCGCAGGTCTCCTCGGGTATGTAATCTACGCCCTCCTCACCTCTCGGCGATGTAGAGGCTGCCGGTGCCCAGGCCGCGTCCCGAGAGCACGGCCTCCGTACCGGGTTGCCGTAGCCGGATCCCCTCGCTCGGCTCCGGGATGCGCTTCATGAAGCTCATCGCGAGCGCGAGGCCTTGCCCGAGccgggagacacaggaagtacaaccccGAGACGCTTCACCGTTTCCTTCCGACGTCACCATAGAAGGGAGCGAGAGCGCGAGAGAGCGAGCCTCGCGTGCCCATGGCTGTAACCATAGAGACGACAGGCCGACGCGGCGATTGTGGCGGTGTCACGTGACTTTCTTCCTGACTGCTGTCCCTTCATCCACTCACCCATCTTGATTATTTATGATAGGtagggtaggtagatagatcaaGACCTAatcatataatttatatttatttatattataattaatatataattgGAGGGGGGAGAacatatttgggacaaccatggcctggatcgatgtaggcgaagttggcttttctatgacttacttacttatttatttatttattcaatacacaaatacataggaagaaaaatagacatgtagtaatatatataagggtaaagtaaacttagaagaaaggatatatgaaagaaagaaaatatatatgaaaagcgagagaaaggaaagacaattggacaggggacgaaaggcacaccagtgcacttatgtacgccccttactggcctcttaggaacctggagaggtcaatcgtggagagtccaagggagaagtgttgggggttaggggttgacacaattgagtccagtaatgagttccacgcttcgataactcgattgttgaaatcatattttttatagtcaagtttggagcggttcgtattaagtttgaatctgttgcgtgctcttgtgttattgcggttgaagctgaagtagtcattgaccagtaggacattgcagcatattattttgtgggcaatactcaaatcatgttttaggcgccatagttctaggctttctaggtccaggattgttagtctatttttgtaggatattgttttgagtggaggagtgaagggctcttctgatgaaatctctttggacattttcaagggtgttgatgtctgagatgtggtatgggttccagacagatgagcagtagtctaggatgggtcttgtggacttcaactcccataattcctgagtatatcatgctagctcaggaattctgggagttgaagtccacatgccatagaagagccaattttgcccacCTCTGGTCTGGATGaccgaccgccttctgccgcacaaatcccagcgaccaattaggtaccacagagttggccttctccggtcccgtcgactaaacaatgtcgtctggcgggtcctaggggaagagccttctctgtggcggccccaactctctggaaccagctccccccggagattagaactgcccccaccctccttgccttccgtaaactccttaaaactcacctctgccgccagggcctatataatttatgtatggtgtgtttgtgtgtatgtaaataaataaataaataaattaatgattgtggatgaatgatatgtacacATGTTGTTGAGTTGTCCCAATACGAGTTTTAGCTAGGGTTTTAATAATTAGAttgttttttcttgacttctttttattgctgtttgtAATTTTAcattataattttatattgttgtaagccgccctgagtccttcgggattgggcggcatagaagtcaaactaaatgaatgaatgaatgaatgaatgaatgaatgaatgaatgtctggtttaataatggggtttttaatgttttttaaatttattagatttgttatgaattgtatgCTGTgacccgccccaagtctacggagaggggcggcatacaaatcaaatcaaataaataaacaaagcacctaagggtagaacacgaagtaatggatggaaacttatcaaggagagaagcaatctggaactaaggagaacaaTTGGAGTGATTtcccttccagaagttgtggatgcttcaatcactggaagttttcaagaagaaattggacaatctGGAATGGTACAGGgtgtcctgcttgagcaaagggtcagactagaggacctccaaggtcccttccaacgttATTGTTTGACCTTCTGGTTTTCTTCCAGGACTAAAAGACAGATTTAGGTGCTTTAAGGGCAAGCAGAGGATTTTTCCCCACTTAGGAAAACCCAGAATCATAAACTAAATAGTCTGATAGTAAatagtgtccagttctggagacctcacctacaaaaagatattggaaaaaattgaacgggtccaaagacgggctacaagaatggtggaaggtcttaagcataaaacgtatcaggaaagacttcatgaactcaatctgtttccaaatgtaaaataatgcacttggggaaaaggaatcctcaatcggagtattgtattggcagttctgtgttagcaaaaacttcagaagagaaggatttaggggtagtgatttctgacagtctcaaaatgggtgagcagtgtggtcgggcagtaggaaaggcaagtaggatgcttggctgcatagctagaggtataacaagcaggaagagggagattgtgatccccttatatagagcgctggtgagaccccatttggaatactgtgttcagttctggagacctcacctacaaaaagatattgacaaaattgaacgggtccaaagacgggctacaagaatggtggaaggtcttaagcataaaactgaccaggaaagacttaatgaactcaatctgtatagtctggaagacagaaggaaaaggggggacatgatcgaaacatttaaatatgttaaagggttaaatagggttcaggagggaagtgtttttaacaggaaagtgaacacaagaacaaggggacacaatctgaagttagttgggggaaagatcaaaggcaacatgagaaagtattattttactgaaagagtagtagatccttggaacaaacttccagcagacgtggttggtaaatccacagtaaccgaatttaaacatgcctgggataaacatatatccattgtaagataaaatacaggaaatagtaaaagggcagactagatggaccatggggtctttttctgccgtcagtcttctatgtttctatgtttctatctgtctagtctggag of the Erythrolamprus reginae isolate rEryReg1 chromosome 4, rEryReg1.hap1, whole genome shotgun sequence genome contains:
- the CLNS1A gene encoding methylosome subunit pICln isoform X2, whose product is MSFMKRIPEPSEGIRLRQPGTEAVLSGRGLGTGSLYIAESRLSWIADSGLGFSLDYPIISLHAISRDLNTYPREHLYVMVNAKFEEESIENPIPEEEEEESDNELEPISEFRFVPSDKSALEAMFTAMCECQALHPDPEDSDSDGNYDGEEYDVEAHEIGQGDIPSFCTYEEGLSRLTTEGQATLERLEGMLAQSVSTQYHMAGVRTEETLRDFEDGMEVDAAPVVTGQFEDADVDH
- the CLNS1A gene encoding methylosome subunit pICln isoform X3, with protein sequence MSFMKRIPEPSEGIRLRQPGTEAVLSGRGLGTGSLYIAESRLSWIADSGLGFSLDYPIISLHAISRDLNTYPREHLYVMVNAKFEEESIENPIPEEEEEESDNELEPISEFRFVPSDKSALEAMFTAMCECQALHPDPEDSDSDGNYDGEEYDVEAHDGMEVDAAPVVTGQFEDADVDH
- the CLNS1A gene encoding methylosome subunit pICln isoform X1, with amino-acid sequence MVTSEGNGEASRGCTSCVSRLGQGLALAMSFMKRIPEPSEGIRLRQPGTEAVLSGRGLGTGSLYIAESRLSWIADSGLGFSLDYPIISLHAISRDLNTYPREHLYVMVNAKFEVEESIENPIPEEEEEESDNELEPISEFRFVPSDKSALEAMFTAMCECQALHPDPEDSDSDGNYDGEEYDVEAHEIGQGDIPSFCTYEEGLSRLTTEGQATLERLEGMLAQSVSTQYHMAGVRTEETLRDFEDGMEVDAAPVVTGQFEDADVDH